From Staphylococcus sp. IVB6214:
TTGTTTTCACCTTCCTTTGATTTGTTAACTACATGTTATCATTAGTAAGATATATTGTGTCGAAAGTGTCCTAGATTATTGTTATGAGTGCCTATCTGTCTAAATAGAAACTTTTAAATAACAAATAGGCAATGAAAAACATGCATAAGTGTAATGTGATATTTTAAATCGAAGGATGATACTTTAATAAAAGAAATAGAGAAATGCTTTGAAAGAATAATTTATAGAATTATTGATGGATATTAATATATTTATAGAAAAATTTTGAGATAAGAAATTTTTGTAGAGACATAGAGTATTATGGAAGTTGTTTAAACGAAAAAAAACGGGTAGTACTTTACCCGTTTTTAATAAGTTATATCTTAACCTAAGCCTAAGATACTAGTAAGTAAACCAACACCATGTTCAACAGTACCAACAATTGATGTACCTAAGTCTACCCATTCGTGATTAATAGCTGAAGTAACAATACCGTTAGTTGATTCGAATAATTCTTTCATCGTTTACACCATCCTTTAATTGATTGACTACATGTTATCATGCCTTACATACAATGTGATTTAAAATCCTTACTTTATCGATATAGGTGCTTATCTGTAAATTTAGGTAATTTCAAATAACAGTAAGGCAATGGAATTTTGCTTAACTGTTATCTTATATTTAAGGATGAAAGAGTGGCAAGACCACGGTTTTATTGTGGAATAGATCTGAAATTGTTCGCAGCTTACTTATACCTGTCAACTCTATATTATTTTCATTGAATAATGTTGAGTGGGACATCTCCAAACTATATATTTGTTAGAAGAGAAGTCTTTATACAACAGTTAAGCAGTGAAAAAGGTATCGAACGAATTGTATAAAATTTTCTTTACAATGATTTTGAATGCCTGGCGTTATTGTATCAATAGAGACAGAGGCACTTGTGCGTGTGATGTTGACCAGATGAATGCCAACTAATGTGCAGGTATATTTTTCATAGCTGGATCCCTTCAAAAAATGGGATGGTTGCTCGAATAGCAACACATCCCACAATCTTGCATTATAACGACTCTCCATTTGTCGCAATGACATTCTTATACCAATCAAATGAATCTTTCTTATAGCGTTTCATTGTTCCGTTACCTTCATTGTCACGATCTACGTATATCATACCGTAACGTTTTTTCATCTCCCCTGTTGTGAATGACACGATGTCCATAATGCCCCATGGTGTGTAGCCGAGTAAGTCGACGCCGTCTAGATCCACGGCATCTTTCATCGCTTGGATATGATTTTTAAAGTAATCAATACGAGATACATCGTGTACGGTGTTGTCTTCCGTTAATTCATCGACTGCACCGAAGCCATTTTCTACGATGAATAGTGGGATTTGGTAACGGTTATACAATGTGTTTAAGACGTAACGTAAGCCGTCCGGATCAATCTCCCAACCCCAATCAGAGGCGCCGATATATGGGTTTTTCACCCCGTTTGATAAGCCACCATTCGCAATGTTGTCTGTTTCATTGCTTTGAACGTCGTGCTTCACTGTTGTAGACATGTAGTAACTGAATGCGAGATAGTCTACGGTACCTTGCGCAAGAATCTCTTCATCACCCGGTTCAATAGGTAGTGTTATGCCAAGACGATCGAGTTCTTTCAATGCGTACATTGGATATTTCCCACGCACTTGCACGTCTGGGAAGAAGAAACGCTCTCTATTTGCGATTTCTGCCGCCATAATGTCTTTCGGATGGCATGAGTATGGATAGACCGTCACGTGAGACACCATCGCACCAATTTTGAAGTTTGGATTGATTTCATGGCCTGCAATGACAGCTTTTGCACTTGCTAGTAATTGGTGGTGTGCTGATTGATACATCACACGTCGTGCATCTTCACCCGGTTGAACTTCAATGCCCGCATTCGTCCATAAGAATAATGGGTTGTTAACGTCCATTTGGTTATTGATTTCATTGAATGTCATCCAGTATTCTACTTTGTCTTTATAGCGTTCAAATACAACCTTTGCGAAGTGTTCAAAGAAGTCAACAACCTTACGACTTCTGAAACCACCGTATTCTCGTGCTAGGTGAAGGGGAATTTCAAAGTGACTTAACGTGATGACGGGTTTAATACCGTATTTCAACAATTCATCAAAAACATCATCATAAAATTGAAGACCTGCTTCGTTTGGCTCTGCTTCGTCACCTTTTGGAAAAATACGTGTCCATCCGATAGATGTTCTTAAAACTTTGATACCCATTTCCGCAAATAATGCGATGTCTTCTTTATAGTTTGAATAAAAATCAACAGCTTCATGGTTTGGGTAAAATTCATTGGGTTCCACTTTCTCAGTAATACGTCGGGGAACACCGTGTGCTCCTGCAGTTAAGACGTCTACTACTGAAGGACCTTTGCCATCCTTGTCCCAACCGCCTTCAAATTGATGTGCAGCGAATGCGCCACCCCATAGGAAATCTTTTGGTAATGCCATGATATTGCCTCCTCATACGTTGACGTTCTTATTATTAATTAACATTATAATTGTACCGGTATAATTATTCAAGTGCGTAACTATTGTGAATTGTGTATAATAAGTGAAAGGTTTAATAAAGGAGTCGTACGCATGAACAAATACCAACAAATTGCCTATGAAATTGAACAATATATTCATGAACACAACTTAGCACAAGGGACGAAACTTGATAGCTTAGATACATTGACGAAGCGTTACAATGTCAGCAGAAGTACGATTAGTAAGGCATTGGATACGCTTGAGAAACGTGGTGCGATATTCCAACAACGTGGTAGTGGCATTTTCGTTAGACGTCAACGCCGTGAAGGGTATATGAGTTTGCTCGTTACGAGTGGTTTCAGCGCCAACTTCCAAAACAGTAATATTCGCTATGACGTATTGAAGGTTGAAAAGACCGTTGCGGACGAAGAAGTCGCTAACAACTTGCATATTGAAGTAGGAGCAGCCGTTTACTTAGTCGAACGTCTTGTATATATGGACGAAGAAAAGTTGTGTAAGGAAGTGTCGTACTTTCCCGTCCAAGTCGTTCCATATTTGAATAAAGAAATTGCTGAACAATCAATTTTCCATTATTTGGAAACGGCGTATAAGATGAACATTAGCTTTGCGGATGTCTACTTAGTCATCGATCAATTGAATGAATCGGAAGCAGACACGTTAGACTTACCGCCATTATCACCCGGTCTCTATATGGAACAAGTCGTTTATTTAGCGACAGGTACACCGTTCGATTATTCAAAAGTGGTGTATCACTACAAACACGCAAAATTCTTCTTACAATCCGTCAATAATTAAAAATATGAAATTTCATTGTTATGTCATAAAAGTCACAAAACTGAATGAAATAGTGTATAATTAAATCAGTGAAATAGTAGACGGAGGTTTATCATGAAAAAACAAAATATGTTCATCGGAGTCGTGGCCAGTACGATGTTACTTGCAGGATGTGGTTTCTTAAATAATAACTCAGAAAAACCATCACAATCTGAGACACAAACAACGAGTCAAAAAGATAAAGAAAAGACACAACAAGATCAGAATAAGAAAAATGAAACCCAAAATAATAGCGAAACAGAAAAAAATAACACAACTAAAAACAACGAAGCCCAACAAAGCAAAGGTAGTTCAACTGACCATGTGTATCAAAAAAACACACGAGAATACTATGCGCAAATTTGGTTGAGTGTGCGAAATGATATCGATAGCTTTGATGACTTGTCATTGTCATATGGTGTCTATGACCGTTCAGGGGAATCAGTGAATTATAATAATGCAGATGCATCAGCAACATTCCCACAAGGCACGATGCAATTAATGCCAACACCAACAGCAGGTGGTTCAATTACATTTAAAGATAACGGTGATGGGACAATCACAGTTTACGATGTCCCAACTAAGTTCCAAGACCTTCAATGGATTGAAGATGACAATTATTCATTAAGTGAAACACAAAAAATGATAAACAGCGGTCAGACGTACCCAATTAAGAATGTGTCACAATCAGATATTGATTTTGTGGCGGAACATATTGAAAACAGCACACCCATTTCATCAGGAACGAAGTCTTCAAGTAATGCGTCATCCAGTTCATCTTCATCCAGCACAACTGTCACACGTAACAATGTCATTGACTTAGTAGAAGACTATGAAGGCCATATGTTAGATACAGACACATATACGTATAAAGAGCCAGAACAAATGTCAGACGGCCGATGGGGCTTTTCGATTTTAGACAAGGCCGGTAACCTGAAAGGCTCATACATTATTGATACAGACGGTACTGTAACGAAGTATGATGAAAAAGGACAACCAGTGTAAGCACAAATACATCACATATAAAATTAAAAACTGTCGATATGGACGCACTCCATATCGGCAGTTTTTTAATATTTGACGAAAACATCACAAAAGGCAGTTTATTTATTTGCTGTGTACAATGTATAATTAATTTATAAAAAGATTTGTGGGAGGCCCTTATGAAAAAACAATCCATTCTCGTTGGTGTTATCGCAAGTACGCTATTGTTGACAGGGTGCAACTTGTTGACGCCAAACAATCAAAATAACAATCAGTCGACAAATAGTACGAACAGTCAAAACAGTAATCAAAACGGACAAAGCAATCAAAATCATCAACAAAATACGAATGATCAAGAGTCATACATTTACGACAAAAACACACGAGAATACTATGCGCAAATTTGGTTGACAGACAGAGACAACTTATCGGTATTTACGAGTATGAATGATGTGTCATATACACCGATAGATGCATCAGGCACACTTGTCAATCCTTATAATCCAGATGCAACAGTGAATTATCCTGATGGCACAATCGTGTTAGGTCCATCAGTAACAGCGGCGGGTAGTGTGACGTTTAGAGATAACAATGATGGGACGGTGACATTTTTTGATGCACCAGATCATTTTCACGATGATGGTTGGTTTGAAGATGATTTTTCATTAAGAGAGTCACAAAAAATAATCGATCAAGGACGTACAGTACCGATTAAAGATTCAGCACAGTCAGATATCAATTATGTCGCACAGTACATCACACATAGTACACCCGAACCAAGCTCAGCCGAAGCATTTGAAGGCTTTGATGTAGAGAGACCTTCAAGTTCATCAAGTGATGACTCCGACACAACAGTGACACGTGACAACGTCATTGACTTAGTGGAAGACTATGAAGGAGGATATTTAGATACAGACACATATACATTCAAAGAACCAGAACAGCAATCAGACGGTAGTTGGGGCTTCTCAATTATTGATAAAGCAACAGGAGAGCTAGCAGGTTCGTATATTATTGATTCAGATGGTACAGTAACAAAATATGATGAGAACGGTGATCCAGAGTAATAAATATAGGTGGAGATAAACATGAAGTATTGTACAAAATGTGGGAATCAGCTAACAGAAAATCAGAGATTCTGCAATCGATGTGGGCAACCTGTTGCTGGTAGAATGGTTGCGTACAATGAGCCGAAAAAACGCAGTGCATGGCCGTGGATATTCGGTATTCTTGGCGTCTTGATACTGTTAGCGGGATTAATTTTTGCGGGACTACAAATCTATCACAACATGGGGTCGAACCAAGGTGCACAGTCTCTCCAACAAGCACAGGATGGTTCGGATACGCCCGCTACGGCATTGATTACGGGACCAAACGAGCAGCAACGGGCAGAACGCCTAACAACCATAGATGTTTTGTCAGATAGTTTTAGTGCGAACTTTATGAACGAACCCCATGTTGGTGGATATAACGGGGTTGATGTTGGTATGACACGTCACCAAGTTGAACTGTCGACTGGACAGTCTACCGGCACAGTACAACTCAGAGACAAACGCCTTATAAGGTACAATAACATCGGTGTACTGTACGGTGCTGATAACAAGGTCATCTCTGTTTACGTTACACCGGATAATGTCACAACACAGGCATTCACCAACTTCCATGGTGATCCTAAAATCGGTGGGGCCAGTCCGATGTTATATGACAACAACCCGAATAACGGCTTCAGTATTTACGTCCATACGAGAAATGGATACGTCGTTGCCGTAGAGAATGGGCCACAATATTAGGTTTGTAGATCAAACAGCATGTCATGTACAACAAATGTGTAGATGGCATGCTGTTTATTTAGATGCAGGCGTTGTTATGGATGGTAAAGGTTTTGTTAGCGACATCAAGAGAAGCGGTTGCACCATATGGAATGATACATTTTGGTTCGTTATGACCGAAGCTTGCGTTATAGAAGACGGGGTAAGTCATGTAAATCAAAGTCTTCTAACATTGCTTGCCATGTCCGTTTATATGCTTCTTAGTGTTCACCGTTTTGTGGTTTGCCAATGATAAACGCTTTTTATTTTTCTTAGTGATTTATCTCAAAATGTATTCTTCATCATGAAAAGTTTTATATTCTTTTAATAACTTATAGGGTAAGTCTATGGGTGAAATCTCAGCCAATTCTAGTGAATATTCTTGTTCAATTAGGTTATCTTGCTTGAGTTCGTCTGTGCATGTATATATTTTAGGTATTTCTCTACTAAAATCGACAATCAAAAGACCTGCATGATTATTGAGCTGACCCCATATAGTGGGAACTTTATAAAAACACTTTCGTTGAATTCAGTTAAAATGAATTTACGGAGGTGTTTTTTCTATGCGCAGAGTGGCGTATTCAGTTGAAACAAAGTTTAAAGCAGTGAAGATGAAAGCAGAAGGTTATACAACTAAAGAAATTATGTGTGAATTAAATATTAGAAATAGCACACAGGTAAAAACATGGTGGAGATGGTATAGAAAGGGTGAAACATATCGATTTAGTCAACAAGTAGGCAAACAATACTCCTATAATAAAGGATTAGTGGAACTTTCTGAACTGGAACAATTAAAGTTAAAGAATAGAAGAAATCAAGCCGAAATAGATATTTTAAAAAAGTACAAGGAATTGGAAAGGAAGTGGTACCTGAAGTAGTGATAGAATTAGTGGATGAGTTAAAGCACAGGCATCCTGTGAAGCTGATTTTGGAAGTGTTGAATGTCCCTAAATCAAATTACTACCGTTGGAAAAATAAGAAGAAAACGGAAGATACAACAGTTAAAAAGGTTAAGGAATTATGTGAAGATAATCATTACACGTACGGCTATCGCAAGATAACTGCTCTGATGAATCAGGCCTCTAAACAACCGATAAACCATAAACGTGTACAAAGAATTATGAGAGAAAATAATTTGAATTGTAGAGTTAGAATTAAGAAATCTAAACGTCGAGGGAAGGCATATTATCTTACAAGCAATAAACTGAATGGTAACTTTAGAGCAAATCAACCTCTACAAGTACTGACTACTGATATTACGTATCTTCCCTTTGGTAATTCAATGTTGTATTTATCTTCAATCATCGATTTATATAACGGTGAAATTGTGGCTTATAAGATTAGCGATACACAAGATCAAAGTTTGGTAAATGACACCTTAAACCAAATTGATATTCCAGAAGAATGTCTACTTCATAGCGATCAAGGAAGCGTCTATACATCGCATGCTTACTACCAATTATGCGAAGAAAAGGGCATTATCAGAAGTATGTCTCGCAAAGGTACACCTGCTGATAACGCCCCGATAGAATGTTTCCATTCCTCGCTAAAGTGTGAAACATTTTATCTTAACAATGAGTTAAATAACTCTAATTTCATTGTAAAGGATATTGTCGAAAAGTACATTGAAAACTATAATAATAATCGAATTCAACAAAAATTAGGCTACTTATCCCCTGTGCAATACAGAAAATTAGCAGCCTAATTCAAGTGTTTTTATGTGAGTCCCATATTAAGGGTGCAGTGCCTTTTGATGTTCTGTAGGTTTATATTTATCCCATTTCTTTATTATTAAAGAATGTTTTTTTGAAGCTAATGATATTTTATATAATATTGCTTCTCTCCTTAAAGTTAAATTATTAGTATCATTAAGAAACAGATCGTAAATTATTTTTAAGTCTGCTTTAACAGTATTTTGATAGTCTTTATCGACTTTGTGTATTGGATAATCAAGGAGTAATCTGTCAATGAACAAATTAACATTTGCATATTCAAAGTTATAAATTACTGAAAGTAAATTAAATATACTCTCATGTAGTTTAATCAAATATTGTGAATCTACTAATTTATATCTTGTAAGAACCCCATGATTCCCATTTGTGGTGAGGGTTTCAGTCGAAGGTTTTAAAAATTCTTCACAAATATTAACCATCAGTAATCCACTAATTTCATCAATATAATTTTCTTCTAAAAATAGCTCTATAAGTGTAGATCTTTTGTGAAGATAATTTACAGAATTTAAATCTATATTAACATTATCTTTAATTGCTGAAAAAACTTCAAAAATCATTTTTTGATTTTTTTTGAGATATTTTAATAGCAATATAATGGATTTCTTATATTCATCGCTATCTAATAGGGATGAAAGTATTTGCACAATCTCATCATTAACTATGATATTTCTTTTTTTCTTTTCAAATTCTTTTTGATTGCATTCGAATACTTCTGCCCTTGAAGTTTTAATAGCATAGTTTGAATATTTAAGGGACTGTGTGGGAATTATTTTTCCATATTGTATTAAGAAATCAGTTTTGTATTTATCAGAAATGACATCACTATATACATATTTTATTTCTTCTTTTAGATAATTTTTCCATTCGTGCGTTACAGTAAAATTATTGACTATATTTAACGCGCTTATTATCTCATTTTGAAATTGTGGGTATAATGCTTTAAAAATTTCTCTGATTTTTATAGTTCTATTTGTAAAAATAAATCGTACTATTATGAAATCAGACAAGCTTTGATCACTGACTTTAGCTGCTTTATCAAAATAAATGTCACACAATTCTTTTTCGTGTAGTTGAAGTAATGATTGATGAAAAGTGATGAAATCAATGTCAAAAACCTTTAGCAAGCTTTCCAATCTTTCTCTTTGCGAGAGATTTATTTTATTACAAAAACTCAAAATAAATATACTAAATAACTCTTCATTTGATAATGAATTATCCTCTAAAACTTTACTATAATAAAAATCCATTATCATTTTCTTACTTGAAACAAAGTCCAAATCTTTATTTTTTAACATATTAGCTGCTAATACTGCTATTCTAGGATTATTGTTTGAAATATCTAAAATTTTTCTCAACTGGACTGTTAAGGGATTTACTATACTAATTATAAGTTCTTCTAAATTTTTATCACTCATTTTTTCTATATTCTGATGAAAAGAAGTATATTCCATAATATACTTCTTTATATCTGAGAAGGCATAATCTCTAACAGTCATTATTATTTTTAAATTTCTTTCAAATGGCTTTAATTGTAATATGTTTACAATAGGTTCCAAGTTACTGACAGTATTCGCATCATCTAATAGTAAATAATTTATTTTGCTTTCATTCAATGCATCTTTTATATCTTGGTAAACAGGTAATGAGTTACTTTTTACAGATATAACATTATTTTCAATTTCTAATTTTTTAAGTATTTCTATTGCCAATTTTGTTTTTCCTACACCTGGAATTCCAGATAATATTAATATTTGATTTTCATTTAATTTTTCAATCATTTTATAAACCAATTGATTTTTGTCGATATATTTAGTCGTCAGTTGTGCATTAGTCTTACTTTTGTCATGAAGTTCAATAAAACTTTTTAAATTCCATACTTGATCTGTAGATTTTTGAATACCAAGATGGTCTTTTACAATATCTTGGTAATTAAAATTTAATAAATCTTGTGACAAAGTATCTATTCCTATCAAAGTTAATTTAATAGCACCTGCATATTCTCTTAGAGACTTATCTTGATCAACATCAATATTTGAAGAAGTATGACAACAAATTATTTCTTCTATATACATGGGTCTGATTTTAGGTTTCATAATTGCATCTTTAATGTCCTTTAAAATTTTTGTTTTAGAATCTTTTCGTGTCCCGTACATAATTAGTGTATACTTATCAGTGTCTTGATTATGGTAGTATGCGTCTGGAATTCCTTTAGTAGTCTTGTCAGTCCTGTCCATAGAACCTAAAGACGTTATATTACTCAGACCTCTTTTTTTGAACAAGTAAGAATCACATAGCTTTTGAAATTTACCTCCTTCCAGTTGTTTGATTTCATGCTGGATACGATTTAGTTTAGACATTATTCACTCTCCAATCTTAGAGTAGACTCTGGTTGTTGAAATCATTATTTTAAAATATTTATTTGAATGACTGAAACTTAATTTTTAAAGTTGATTAAAAAAACTATCATAAAAATAAAGACCAAACGTTATACTATGAAACTTTCTATATTTATATTACTACTGATATCGACTTTTTACTACATTATGTTAACGATACAAAGGAGTTTACCAATGACTTTACTCATATGTAGTTTCATTAGTTTAATGATCACACGTCTATTCGTGGGTGCCCCCCAATACATATGAACTATTTTTCTGGATTTCGCTCTAAGAAGGAGATGAAGAGTCAAAAGAATTGGGAACGTGCACAAAAGCTTTATACAGAACTATTTGTAAAAGTCTGTCGTTATGCATTAATAGTCGCAGTTGTACCACTTATTATTGATATCGTATTATTAATTATGAAGAATGATACGGTGTTTATCAGATCTACTATTTCTCAGGTTATTGTCTTTTTAGTTCTTTTTATTGTGGTGTATTGGC
This genomic window contains:
- a CDS encoding beta-class phenol-soluble modulin, whose translation is MKELFESTNGIVTSAINHEWVDLGTSIVGTVEHGVGLLTSILGLG
- a CDS encoding 6-phospho-beta-glucosidase, which encodes MMALPKDFLWGGAFAAHQFEGGWDKDGKGPSVVDVLTAGAHGVPRRITEKVEPNEFYPNHEAVDFYSNYKEDIALFAEMGIKVLRTSIGWTRIFPKGDEAEPNEAGLQFYDDVFDELLKYGIKPVITLSHFEIPLHLAREYGGFRSRKVVDFFEHFAKVVFERYKDKVEYWMTFNEINNQMDVNNPLFLWTNAGIEVQPGEDARRVMYQSAHHQLLASAKAVIAGHEINPNFKIGAMVSHVTVYPYSCHPKDIMAAEIANRERFFFPDVQVRGKYPMYALKELDRLGITLPIEPGDEEILAQGTVDYLAFSYYMSTTVKHDVQSNETDNIANGGLSNGVKNPYIGASDWGWEIDPDGLRYVLNTLYNRYQIPLFIVENGFGAVDELTEDNTVHDVSRIDYFKNHIQAMKDAVDLDGVDLLGYTPWGIMDIVSFTTGEMKKRYGMIYVDRDNEGNGTMKRYKKDSFDWYKNVIATNGESL
- a CDS encoding GntR family transcriptional regulator, which codes for MNKYQQIAYEIEQYIHEHNLAQGTKLDSLDTLTKRYNVSRSTISKALDTLEKRGAIFQQRGSGIFVRRQRREGYMSLLVTSGFSANFQNSNIRYDVLKVEKTVADEEVANNLHIEVGAAVYLVERLVYMDEEKLCKEVSYFPVQVVPYLNKEIAEQSIFHYLETAYKMNISFADVYLVIDQLNESEADTLDLPPLSPGLYMEQVVYLATGTPFDYSKVVYHYKHAKFFLQSVNN
- a CDS encoding zinc-ribbon domain-containing protein encodes the protein MKYCTKCGNQLTENQRFCNRCGQPVAGRMVAYNEPKKRSAWPWIFGILGVLILLAGLIFAGLQIYHNMGSNQGAQSLQQAQDGSDTPATALITGPNEQQRAERLTTIDVLSDSFSANFMNEPHVGGYNGVDVGMTRHQVELSTGQSTGTVQLRDKRLIRYNNIGVLYGADNKVISVYVTPDNVTTQAFTNFHGDPKIGGASPMLYDNNPNNGFSIYVHTRNGYVVAVENGPQY
- a CDS encoding IS3 family transposase (programmed frameshift); the protein is MRRVAYSVETKFKAVKMKAEGYTTKEIMCELNIRNSTQVKTWWRWYRKGETYRFSQQVGKQYSYNKGLVELSELEQLKLKNRRNQAEIDIFKKVQGIGKEVVPEVVIELVDELKHRHPVKLILEVLNVPKSNYYRWKNKKKTEDTTVKKVKELCEDNHYTYGYRKITALMNQASKQPINHKRVQRIMRENNLNCRVRIKKSKRRGKAYYLTSNKLNGNFRANQPLQVLTTDITYLPFGNSMLYLSSIIDLYNGEIVAYKISDTQDQSLVNDTLNQIDIPEECLLHSDQGSVYTSHAYYQLCEEKGIIRSMSRKGTPADNAPIECFHSSLKCETFYLNNELNNSNFIVKDIVEKYIENYNNNRIQQKLGYLSPVQYRKLAA